The nucleotide window ATCTCACGATGGTCGAGGATAGCCGTCCCGGTTTCCCCTTCTACTCGAACATATTCGAAGGTCCAATCATTAAGGCCCGTGGCTTGTGCCGAAGACCCTTCATAGACACCATGAGCGCCGTTCGCAAAGTCCATCAACACTATGGCGTCTGTGTCGCCCTCGTAATCTGCCCATTCCGGTTTCCACGTGCGGGCATAGATCGACGTGCAGGGCGCCCCGGCCAGATCAGCCATGATATCCAGGTGGTGTACGGCGCCCTCGATTAGCATAGGATGCATCATTTCGTGGCGAAAGCGCCCCCAGGAATCGTAGACGCGGAAGTCTCCGGCAAACCGACACGATATCGTATTGACACGGCCAATGGCGTCGGCACTCACGAGCGCTCTCAGCGTCGATTTGTCCTGATCAAACCGGTGGCTCATCGTCACTCCCATGTTAAGGCGGGCCTTTCTCACTTTCTCGGCGATACGGACGGAGGCCTCCAAGGTGTCGGCGATCGGCTTCTCAGATAGAATCTGCATGCCGCGCGCAAGGGCTAGGTCGACGATCCCCTCGTGCAGAGCTGGCGGAATGACGATGGTGCAAAAGTCGGCATCCACCATCTGGAAGGCTTGCGCGGCCGAGGTGAAGCACTGTTCGGTCTTCAAGCCGAGATGCTTCCGGCCGATTTCGAGCGCTTTGGCATCGATGTCCACGAGCCCGACCACCTCGATCGTCCCGTCCGCCACGTTCGGCGGCAGGAACGTGTCGCACCAGCGCTCTCCGAAACCGCCAGCGCCGATATGCAGGACCTTATACGTCATGGATGTCACCTCCAGATAGGCAGGACTTGGCGCGCACGGATCAAATCCGCTCGGGGCGCACGTCGGCAGGCCCGTGCGTGTGCTCCCAGAGATGGCCGAAGCGCTTTCTGCCCTGGAGCGTCGTCTCGAAATAAGCGCCCTTCACGTCGGACCTGACCTCGGGAAGATCATGATGATGGCCCATGCCGATGGCGATGCAATCGCCGACTTCGACCTCGAAGCTGTGCAAAC belongs to Sinorhizobium garamanticum and includes:
- a CDS encoding Gfo/Idh/MocA family protein, which encodes MTYKVLHIGAGGFGERWCDTFLPPNVADGTIEVVGLVDIDAKALEIGRKHLGLKTEQCFTSAAQAFQMVDADFCTIVIPPALHEGIVDLALARGMQILSEKPIADTLEASVRIAEKVRKARLNMGVTMSHRFDQDKSTLRALVSADAIGRVNTISCRFAGDFRVYDSWGRFRHEMMHPMLIEGAVHHLDIMADLAGAPCTSIYARTWKPEWADYEGDTDAIVLMDFANGAHGVYEGSSAQATGLNDWTFEYVRVEGETGTAILDHREIEVFHRYPMRLRQASRQGKGQQVSLLPGKKWQNALLIEQFCEWLDGGPPMATSVWENLQSVALVFSAIESVRLGQPVKVQEFLQSYRERASIES